From the genome of Nostoc punctiforme PCC 73102, one region includes:
- a CDS encoding aldo/keto reductase, whose protein sequence is METRFLGKSGLKISVLSFGTMTFGGSDFFQEIGATQVDEAQHLIDICLDAGVNIFDTADVYSNGLSEEILGKALGKRRSDVIIATKAYGRMGQGVNDTGLSRYHLIRACEDSLRRLDTDYIDLYQVHGFDALTPLEETLRALDSLVHSGKVRYIGCSNYSAWHLMKALSVSERLNLEHYVSQQVYYSLVARELEFELIPLSLDQGVGILVWSPLAFGFLSGKYRRGQSQPEGTRRAKIGDIGTVSDLEKGYDIVEVLHEVANNRGVSVAQVALNWLLRQSGITSVIVGARNEQQLRDNLGAAQWELTLEEVNRLNEASAITPIYPYWHQRKFGAERIPQ, encoded by the coding sequence ATGGAAACGCGATTTTTAGGAAAGTCCGGTCTCAAGATTTCGGTTCTCAGTTTCGGTACAATGACCTTTGGTGGTAGTGACTTCTTCCAAGAAATTGGGGCGACTCAGGTAGACGAGGCGCAACATCTGATTGATATTTGCCTTGATGCAGGTGTCAACATCTTTGATACAGCAGATGTTTACTCGAATGGACTTTCTGAAGAAATTCTTGGTAAAGCTCTCGGAAAGCGTCGTTCTGATGTAATTATTGCAACTAAGGCTTATGGTCGTATGGGACAAGGAGTAAATGATACCGGACTATCACGTTATCATCTGATTCGAGCCTGTGAGGACAGCCTAAGACGATTAGACACAGATTACATCGACCTCTACCAAGTTCATGGTTTCGATGCTTTGACTCCACTAGAAGAAACACTTCGCGCTTTAGATTCACTTGTACATAGTGGCAAAGTTCGCTACATTGGCTGCTCTAATTATTCAGCTTGGCATTTAATGAAAGCGCTGTCCGTATCAGAGCGTTTGAACTTGGAGCATTATGTGTCACAACAGGTTTATTACTCGCTTGTGGCGCGAGAGTTGGAATTTGAACTAATTCCTCTTTCTTTAGATCAAGGTGTGGGTATCTTAGTGTGGAGTCCGCTTGCTTTTGGTTTTCTCTCAGGTAAGTATCGTCGTGGTCAGTCCCAACCGGAGGGGACGCGACGAGCAAAGATCGGTGATATTGGCACTGTTAGTGACTTGGAAAAGGGATACGACATTGTGGAAGTTCTGCACGAAGTAGCTAATAACCGTGGTGTCAGTGTTGCTCAAGTTGCGCTCAACTGGCTGTTACGTCAGTCTGGTATTACATCCGTTATTGTCGGAGCGCGGAATGAACAACAACTTCGAGACAACCTTGGTGCTGCTCAGTGGGAGCTAACATTAGAGGAAGTCAATCGACTCAATGAGGCTAGCGCGATCACGCCAATCTATCCTTACTGGCATCAGCGCAAGTTCGGGGCTGAACGCATTCCACAATAA
- a CDS encoding IS4 family transposase — protein MPDILSLLQCLLPQINATTMRQLNQIILAMLALSGRVTMLGIARWAGDGGSYRTMGRFFSTVIPWATLFWLFFRQHLWRKNDVYLLAGDEVVVSKSGKQTYGVDRFFSSLASKPINGLSFFVLSLVSVEGRQSFPIGIEQVIKSDAQINNTLPIKKVKAKEKRGRGRPKGSKNKNKTEVILTSELLLIKKMINSLFELVANFIPLTYLVVDGHFGNNNALQMVRQVNLHIISKLRHDSALYIPYENPDSNKRSRRKYGEKLDYRNLPEKYLCKSDIEDGIQTDIYQATLLHKEFAQSLNVVILVKTNLKANIRSHVILFSSDLDLTADRIIDYYKLRFQIEFNFRDAKQFWGLEDFMNLSQTAVTNAANIAFFMVNLSHHLLADFRKHNPGSGIIDLKAYYRGFRYVHEMLKILPQKPEPILLAQIFAKLTSLGRIHPLSTGVEPS, from the coding sequence ATGCCCGATATCTTATCACTCCTGCAATGCCTGCTACCGCAGATAAACGCGACAACGATGCGGCAATTGAACCAAATTATCCTGGCAATGTTAGCTCTAAGTGGTCGAGTCACGATGTTGGGAATTGCCCGTTGGGCAGGTGATGGCGGTAGCTATCGGACAATGGGGAGATTTTTTTCTACAGTAATACCTTGGGCAACATTGTTTTGGCTGTTTTTTCGTCAACATTTGTGGCGAAAAAATGATGTGTATTTGCTTGCAGGAGATGAAGTTGTAGTTAGTAAATCGGGGAAGCAAACTTACGGAGTAGATAGATTTTTTTCTAGCCTGGCTAGTAAACCAATTAATGGTTTATCTTTCTTCGTATTGTCATTAGTAAGCGTAGAAGGAAGGCAATCATTTCCGATTGGAATAGAACAGGTAATTAAAAGTGATGCCCAAATAAATAACACCTTGCCAATCAAAAAAGTAAAAGCTAAAGAGAAACGTGGACGGGGACGACCGAAAGGCAGTAAGAATAAAAACAAAACCGAAGTGATATTAACATCTGAACTCTTGTTAATTAAAAAGATGATTAACTCACTATTTGAGCTAGTAGCTAACTTTATCCCCTTGACATACTTGGTAGTAGATGGTCATTTTGGTAACAACAATGCCTTGCAGATGGTACGACAAGTTAACTTGCACATAATTTCCAAGCTGCGCCATGATTCAGCATTATACATCCCTTATGAAAATCCTGACTCGAATAAACGTTCTCGTCGTAAATACGGGGAAAAACTAGACTACCGTAATCTACCTGAGAAATATTTGTGTAAAAGTGATATTGAAGATGGAATTCAAACTGATATTTATCAAGCTACTCTTCTTCACAAAGAATTTGCTCAGTCTCTCAATGTAGTTATTTTAGTCAAAACTAATCTTAAAGCCAATATACGTAGCCATGTAATTTTATTTTCCAGCGACTTAGATTTGACGGCTGACAGAATTATTGACTATTACAAGCTTCGTTTCCAAATCGAGTTTAATTTTCGGGATGCCAAGCAATTCTGGGGCTTGGAAGATTTTATGAATCTGAGCCAAACTGCTGTGACTAATGCTGCTAATATTGCATTCTTTATGGTCAATTTATCCCATCATCTTCTAGCTGATTTCCGTAAACATAATCCTGGTTCTGGCATTATTGACCTGAAAGCTTATTACCGTGGTTTTCGATATGTTCATGAAATGTTAAAAATACTTCCTCAAAAGCCTGAGCCTATTTTACTAGCCCAAATTTTTGCCAAGCTCACTTCTTTGGGACGTATTCATCCCCTTTCCACAGGTGTTGAACCCTCGTAA
- the infC gene encoding translation initiation factor IF-3 encodes MNSQIKSPQVFLIDHENNNRGLTDTNEALQLAESLELDLVLVSEGKEAPVAKILNYGKLQYQKKKRQAQSARPVVKEVRFGLNIGVADYKLRIEQAVGWLSKGDSVKFAVRLRGREHQYRDQAGELLDRVVSDLKSVGKVQSLDKRSLIALIIPA; translated from the coding sequence ATAAACTCGCAAATCAAGTCACCCCAAGTTTTCTTGATTGACCATGAGAATAATAATCGTGGTTTAACCGATACCAATGAAGCATTACAGCTAGCCGAAAGCCTAGAGTTAGACCTAGTATTAGTGTCTGAAGGAAAAGAGGCTCCAGTTGCAAAGATTCTGAATTATGGCAAGCTTCAGTATCAAAAGAAAAAGCGTCAGGCACAAAGTGCTAGACCAGTAGTAAAAGAAGTTCGGTTTGGTTTGAATATAGGTGTAGCTGATTATAAGTTACGTATTGAACAAGCAGTTGGGTGGTTGAGTAAAGGTGATTCGGTGAAGTTTGCTGTTCGTTTACGAGGTCGAGAACATCAATATCGTGACCAAGCTGGAGAACTACTAGACCGGGTTGTAAGTGATCTGAAGTCTGTAGGTAAAGTTCAATCACTTGATAAGCGTTCACTAATTGCTTTAATCATTCCTGCCTAA
- the hpxZ gene encoding oxalurate catabolism protein HpxZ, with protein MTTINDPTVVAEITDLYLLYEEALCNNNLEVMDSLFWDAPEVVRFGIAENLYGGDEIRNFRQNRPNPRIEREISNLLVVSFGKDAATVTLEFCRIVNGVERFGRQSQTWYRFTEGWKVVSAHVSLLPV; from the coding sequence ATGACTACAATAAATGACCCTACTGTTGTAGCTGAAATAACTGATTTGTACCTCTTGTATGAAGAAGCTCTTTGTAATAACAACTTGGAGGTGATGGATAGCTTGTTTTGGGATGCACCAGAAGTAGTGCGATTTGGGATCGCAGAAAACCTCTATGGTGGTGATGAAATTCGCAACTTTCGTCAGAATCGGCCAAATCCAAGAATAGAGCGAGAAATCTCGAATCTTTTAGTTGTAAGCTTTGGAAAAGATGCAGCAACCGTGACTTTAGAATTTTGTCGGATTGTTAATGGTGTAGAACGCTTTGGGCGACAAAGCCAAACTTGGTACAGATTTACCGAAGGATGGAAAGTAGTTTCAGCGCATGTTTCATTATTGCCAGTATAG
- a CDS encoding FAD-binding domain-containing protein: MHLLWFRRDLRLTDNEIVTSSSGNDARVLPFFIIDPWFYTWADVGTARVRFLFESLEKLNSNLQKLSSRLYLFEGNSTGIVQELTRQLTERGYKPKLFFNRDVQVEYGINRDKTIVDFYKQLNLDYHIGLNNFLQSAEQRDEWVNEYYTYQRQSQYKTPAIINTPQITLNLPQLTFEELKQKYHRFWAVEKVYFPGGETQAQAQLDSFLKKRYYGYHWKLSRPMLSQLGATSHLSPHLTFGTISTRTVYQSTKALAEQLKTQPKAEFSLKAFRDRLRWHDSFTQRLYFHPEIAYTNRYREFDKLYTPETLSGAKQELYQAWQQGMTGFPLVDASMRQLQTMGWMNFRMRAMCATFLTINCGVSWHHGAKHYMNYLVDGDLAIDNWQWQMQAGVTNPLSDTFRIYNPSKNIAEKDPLGEFIYHWIPELRGYSLLEIEQEKYIETSNYPKVILDWSKTRKVNGKIVSDLRKQTKQRLLSQGGDEYDSAIAAKETVDKYWQHKDKEYKEYQQKLTELQE; the protein is encoded by the coding sequence ATGCACCTTCTATGGTTTCGTCGAGATTTGCGTTTAACTGATAACGAAATTGTCACCTCTTCATCTGGTAACGATGCAAGAGTTTTGCCATTCTTCATTATTGACCCTTGGTTTTATACCTGGGCTGATGTCGGGACTGCTAGAGTCCGGTTCTTGTTTGAGTCTTTGGAAAAACTCAACTCAAATCTGCAAAAGTTAAGTAGTCGGCTGTACTTATTTGAAGGTAATTCTACAGGCATCGTGCAAGAGTTGACTAGACAGTTAACCGAGCGAGGATATAAACCCAAGCTTTTCTTTAACCGTGATGTACAGGTAGAGTATGGTATCAACCGGGATAAAACTATAGTTGATTTTTACAAACAGTTAAATCTTGATTATCACATTGGACTAAACAACTTTCTGCAATCAGCAGAGCAACGTGACGAGTGGGTTAACGAATACTACACCTATCAAAGACAATCCCAGTATAAAACACCAGCAATTATTAATACGCCTCAAATCACACTCAATCTACCACAGCTAACATTTGAAGAACTTAAACAGAAATACCATCGCTTTTGGGCAGTAGAAAAAGTTTATTTCCCAGGGGGTGAAACACAAGCACAAGCTCAACTGGACTCATTTCTCAAAAAAAGATATTACGGATACCATTGGAAGCTTTCTCGCCCAATGCTCTCACAGCTTGGGGCAACATCTCATTTATCACCACACCTGACTTTTGGGACTATTTCAACTCGCACTGTTTACCAAAGCACTAAAGCCTTAGCAGAACAATTAAAAACTCAACCCAAGGCAGAATTCTCCCTCAAAGCATTTCGAGACCGTTTGCGCTGGCATGATAGTTTTACACAGCGACTCTATTTTCATCCAGAAATTGCTTACACTAATCGTTACAGGGAGTTTGACAAATTATATACCCCAGAAACATTGTCAGGAGCAAAACAAGAATTGTACCAAGCTTGGCAACAAGGAATGACAGGCTTTCCCTTAGTTGATGCCAGTATGCGGCAACTTCAAACAATGGGCTGGATGAATTTTCGCATGAGGGCAATGTGCGCCACTTTTTTAACTATCAATTGTGGGGTTTCATGGCATCACGGAGCTAAACACTACATGAACTATTTGGTCGATGGAGATTTAGCAATTGATAATTGGCAATGGCAAATGCAAGCTGGTGTAACTAATCCACTTAGTGATACTTTTCGGATCTATAATCCATCAAAAAATATTGCCGAAAAAGACCCACTAGGAGAATTTATTTACCACTGGATACCAGAACTGCGCGGCTACAGTTTACTAGAAATTGAACAAGAGAAATATATTGAAACTAGTAATTATCCTAAAGTGATTCTAGATTGGTCAAAAACGCGTAAAGTTAATGGCAAAATTGTCTCTGACTTACGAAAGCAAACCAAACAGCGATTATTAAGCCAAGGTGGAGATGAATACGATAGTGCGATCGCTGCTAAAGAAACAGTTGATAAATACTGGCAGCATAAAGACAAAGAGTACAAAGAATATCAACAAAAGCTTACTGAGTTGCAGGAGTAA
- a CDS encoding Mo-dependent nitrogenase C-terminal domain-containing protein translates to MRYQVEILEVHNPKLARLLCKLIPSHCPFERTVSILGRTLFHIPPLCKINPLYEQIIGLRYKCLLYLVDECGEDATKYC, encoded by the coding sequence ATACGTTATCAGGTTGAAATATTAGAAGTTCATAATCCCAAGTTAGCCAGACTGTTATGTAAACTAATTCCATCCCATTGTCCTTTTGAAAGAACTGTATCAATTTTAGGGCGGACACTTTTTCACATTCCCCCATTATGTAAAATCAATCCTCTCTATGAACAAATAATTGGTCTTCGTTATAAGTGTTTGTTGTATTTAGTAGATGAATGCGGTGAAGACGCGACAAAGTATTGTTGA
- a CDS encoding DUF2795 domain-containing protein has translation MAKLNPVQLQKNLNQVNYPLSKKDLVKYAEDKGVDEKILRVLKKLPSKQYETLADVVKLVDEIFITKISPIQLEKNLIAVNYPLSKKDLVKYAEEKGVDEKVLRALKWLPFKQYETLADVDNAINVHDGKGSSIN, from the coding sequence ATGGCTAAACTGAATCCAGTGCAGCTACAAAAAAATTTGAACCAAGTTAACTACCCCCTTAGCAAGAAAGACTTGGTTAAGTATGCTGAAGATAAAGGTGTTGACGAAAAAATTCTGCGAGTTTTGAAGAAATTGCCTTCAAAACAATATGAAACCCTGGCTGATGTGGTCAAATTAGTTGATGAAATATTCATTACTAAGATTAGCCCAATACAATTAGAGAAAAACTTGATTGCAGTTAACTATCCACTCAGTAAAAAAGACTTGGTTAAGTATGCTGAAGAGAAAGGTGTTGATGAGAAAGTCCTGCGCGCTTTGAAATGGTTGCCTTTCAAACAATATGAAACATTAGCTGATGTAGACAATGCAATCAACGTGCATGACGGGAAGGGAAGCTCGATTAACTAA